In Fervidobacterium nodosum Rt17-B1, one genomic interval encodes:
- a CDS encoding site-2 protease family protein, producing the protein MSALLISVIKNIIIGLIAYLLISLPREWLRNFFMKLINIRTDDKVVFLKKNGLFKYVDPIGLLTFIFFDFGWIHQPAIDYSKTKGKKLFIYSIFGIISSFILFFLYAYLCRVLNNALLFNLFYTSAKWSLTLAIISLFPIPSLDGSRIILSFLPSKYYEWYLKFSFYGIIFMIGLLVLWILPMIMQPLSLFITNVTNFITFRN; encoded by the coding sequence TTGTCAGCTTTGCTTATATCTGTTATTAAAAATATTATAATTGGCTTAATTGCTTACCTTTTAATTAGTTTACCACGGGAATGGTTAAGAAATTTTTTTATGAAACTTATAAATATTAGGACCGATGATAAAGTAGTATTTCTCAAAAAGAATGGCCTTTTTAAATATGTTGATCCAATCGGTTTACTGACATTTATATTTTTTGACTTTGGTTGGATTCATCAACCTGCAATTGATTATTCAAAAACTAAGGGAAAAAAATTATTCATATACTCTATATTTGGAATAATATCGAGCTTCATACTATTTTTTTTGTACGCTTATTTATGTAGGGTTTTGAATAACGCACTTTTGTTTAATTTATTCTATACTTCAGCCAAGTGGAGTTTGACATTGGCTATAATATCATTATTCCCAATTCCTTCGCTTGATGGTTCAAGAATTATTCTTTCATTTCTTCCATCAAAATATTATGAATGGTACTTAAAATTTAGTTTTTATGGTATCATATTTATGATAGGGCTGCTTGTGCTGTGGATTTTGCCTATGATAATGCAGCCTTTGAGTTTATTTATCACAAATGTAACAAACTTTATTACATTTCGAAACTAG
- a CDS encoding gluconeogenesis factor YvcK family protein: MKITAIGGGTGLSTLLRGLKLYSSDLTAVVTITDEGGSSGILREELNVPPPGDVRNNLVALANDEDILGKLFNYRFKNGSLNGHAVGNIILAALTKLTGSFPEAVAKAADILAIKGRVLPVSDKMARLVAVFEDGQTVAGETKIVDYGKKSMRKIVELKLETPIQINPSCYDAIVQSDVLVFGPGSLYTSIIANLIVDGFKEAVKKSKAIKIYIANIMTQPGETFGYKLNDHVLEIEKYLEQKLDFVIYSFPPSQAEVLEKYKIRNSVPVELDINDHRVIAGHFSKIILENEPRIRHDSFLIAKALFEISKKVLTNEV, encoded by the coding sequence ATGAAAATAACAGCAATCGGCGGAGGAACAGGTCTTTCTACTTTATTAAGAGGCTTAAAGCTATATTCGTCGGATCTAACAGCTGTTGTGACTATTACCGATGAAGGTGGAAGCTCCGGAATATTGCGAGAAGAATTGAACGTACCACCACCTGGTGATGTACGCAATAATTTGGTTGCTCTTGCCAATGATGAAGATATTCTTGGCAAGCTTTTTAACTATAGATTCAAAAACGGGAGTTTAAATGGTCATGCGGTCGGTAACATAATTCTAGCTGCTCTTACAAAACTCACGGGTAGTTTTCCAGAAGCCGTAGCAAAAGCTGCAGATATACTGGCTATTAAAGGGCGCGTGCTTCCCGTATCGGATAAAATGGCAAGACTTGTTGCCGTTTTTGAAGACGGTCAAACTGTCGCGGGCGAGACAAAAATCGTAGATTACGGAAAAAAATCAATGAGAAAAATAGTTGAGCTGAAACTTGAAACACCAATTCAGATTAATCCAAGTTGTTATGATGCTATTGTTCAAAGCGATGTGCTTGTTTTTGGTCCAGGGAGCCTTTATACAAGTATAATTGCAAATCTTATAGTAGATGGTTTCAAAGAAGCTGTCAAGAAATCAAAGGCTATAAAAATATATATCGCAAACATAATGACTCAGCCAGGGGAAACATTTGGGTATAAGTTAAATGATCATGTATTGGAAATAGAAAAATATTTGGAGCAAAAGCTTGATTTTGTAATATATTCTTTCCCACCATCTCAAGCAGAAGTCTTAGAAAAATACAAAATCAGGAACTCTGTACCCGTTGAGCTTGATATAAATGATCATCGTGTAATCGCTGGGCACTTTTCAAAAATCATACTTGAGAACGAACCACGTATACGTCATGATTCGTTTTTGATTGCAAAAGCTCTATTTGAAATATCAAAGAAAGTGTTAACTAATGAGGTGTAA
- the zapA gene encoding cell division protein ZapA, with the protein MKRVSITLYGKSYEFATDGSEELINYVNRRIKDLQLNYKNLYEEIPFDELLVLMLCDLLEQEYNLKKNIESTLFRLKEKLKNVLQ; encoded by the coding sequence ATGAAGAGGGTTAGTATAACGCTATATGGAAAAAGTTATGAATTCGCAACTGATGGATCTGAAGAATTAATAAACTATGTAAATAGAAGAATTAAGGACCTTCAGCTAAACTATAAGAATTTGTACGAGGAGATTCCGTTTGACGAACTCCTCGTATTAATGTTATGTGATTTACTTGAACAAGAGTATAATCTTAAAAAGAATATTGAAAGTACACTTTTTAGACTGAAAGAAAAACTTAAAAATGTATTGCAGTAA
- the murI gene encoding glutamate racemase, with protein sequence MNIGLFDSGIGGLSVLKKLIETLPAHYIYVADTMRAPYGTKSSETIETFSREIIGFLMEKKVERIFAACNTSDSTLSKYRNNFRIPYHSIIQAGVSASKYERVAVIGTHTTVQSGIYKNALEAKGKKVMQRPAQLFVSLVEEGIFYGNMVEAVVKFYLEPFRKFKPDELILGCTHFPFLKDIIMRVMGNVRVIDPADELVREVSHLVLNGRPFVEFYVTSNPDEFERKIKKIGFRHPYQIKHLEISELEQKVVYFERACNIDGSFGSGQIDSGGTT encoded by the coding sequence ATGAACATAGGGTTATTTGATTCAGGAATTGGTGGCTTGTCTGTTCTAAAAAAGCTCATAGAAACGCTTCCAGCACATTATATTTACGTAGCTGATACTATGCGCGCTCCATACGGTACGAAATCAAGTGAAACGATAGAAACTTTCAGTAGAGAAATTATCGGCTTTCTTATGGAAAAGAAAGTCGAGCGTATTTTTGCTGCATGTAATACATCAGATTCAACACTTTCAAAATACAGAAATAACTTCAGAATTCCTTATCACAGTATAATTCAAGCAGGCGTTAGTGCATCAAAATATGAACGAGTTGCTGTGATAGGTACTCATACAACTGTACAGAGTGGTATATATAAAAATGCACTTGAAGCCAAAGGGAAAAAAGTGATGCAAAGACCAGCTCAACTTTTTGTATCTCTTGTTGAAGAAGGAATATTTTATGGGAACATGGTAGAAGCTGTAGTTAAGTTTTATCTTGAGCCATTTAGAAAATTTAAACCAGATGAGTTGATTTTAGGTTGTACTCACTTCCCATTTTTGAAGGATATTATTATGAGAGTTATGGGAAATGTAAGAGTTATCGATCCGGCTGATGAACTTGTACGTGAGGTTTCACACTTAGTTTTAAATGGAAGACCATTTGTGGAGTTTTACGTAACCAGTAATCCGGATGAATTTGAAAGAAAAATTAAAAAAATTGGGTTTAGGCATCCTTACCAGATTAAACATCTTGAAATTTCTGAGTTAGAACAGAAGGTGGTTTATTTTGAAAGAGCTTGTAATATTGACGGGTCATTCGGGAGCGGGCAAATCGACAGCGGCGGGACTACTTGA
- a CDS encoding B12-binding domain-containing radical SAM protein — protein MKRKRILLVNPWIEDFAAYDFWLKPVGLLYVGSFLKSLGIEVELIDLMNRYDPELSDYTKVPKDKFYGTGKFPHIEIEKPKILSFVPRKYKRYGMPEELFRKKLQKIKENGSIDAIFVTSTLTYWYPGYFDTINVLRQELDVPIVFGGFFVRNQPHIAKKSGAYIFTKTDLRFLPKFLNDLLGWNLQNSEKDWFLELSPAYELYERIGYVVLLTTLGCPYKCTYCIAHRNWERMKFKDPYRVLDEIEKFSELLKIQDIVFFDDAILIKWQKHLKVILSEIIARGLNKKIRFHLPNGIHAKLLNEEVANLLYEANFKTIKLGYETSGKLQLETGGKVRDEDVVRAAEILRSAGFTYKEVSAYIMINLPGQTEEDVKNAVDVCSSVGIDYSLNEFTPIVGTDIWIELVNKGLLKGTEDPLLLNNTILPYWWDNMRIEQIRRLKEYAQEKRRLYTRESL, from the coding sequence ATGAAGAGAAAAAGAATTCTGCTTGTTAATCCATGGATAGAGGATTTCGCAGCTTACGATTTTTGGCTCAAGCCTGTTGGCCTTTTATATGTCGGTTCTTTCCTTAAATCTTTAGGCATAGAAGTTGAATTAATTGATTTAATGAATAGATACGATCCAGAATTATCAGATTATACAAAGGTTCCAAAGGATAAATTTTACGGTACCGGTAAATTTCCACACATAGAAATAGAAAAACCTAAAATTCTCAGTTTTGTACCAAGGAAATATAAAAGGTATGGGATGCCAGAAGAATTATTTAGGAAAAAATTGCAAAAAATAAAAGAAAATGGCAGTATAGACGCCATTTTCGTTACTTCAACTCTCACTTATTGGTATCCGGGGTATTTTGATACAATAAATGTATTAAGGCAGGAACTAGATGTACCAATAGTTTTTGGCGGCTTTTTTGTAAGGAACCAGCCGCACATAGCGAAAAAAAGTGGTGCTTATATATTTACGAAAACGGATTTAAGATTTTTACCAAAGTTTTTAAATGATTTACTTGGCTGGAATCTCCAAAATTCTGAAAAAGATTGGTTTTTGGAACTATCACCTGCTTATGAGCTTTACGAACGAATAGGCTACGTTGTTCTTTTAACAACGCTTGGATGCCCCTACAAATGTACTTACTGTATTGCTCATCGAAATTGGGAACGGATGAAATTCAAAGACCCATACAGAGTATTAGATGAGATAGAGAAGTTTTCAGAATTGTTGAAAATCCAAGATATAGTATTTTTCGATGATGCGATATTGATAAAATGGCAAAAACATTTGAAAGTAATACTATCTGAGATTATCGCACGAGGTTTAAACAAAAAAATACGATTTCATCTTCCAAACGGTATCCATGCAAAATTGCTAAACGAAGAAGTTGCCAATTTACTTTACGAAGCTAATTTTAAAACGATAAAACTTGGATATGAAACATCTGGTAAGCTTCAACTTGAAACAGGTGGTAAAGTTAGGGATGAAGATGTTGTAAGAGCTGCAGAAATACTTAGAAGTGCAGGCTTTACTTACAAAGAAGTCAGTGCGTATATAATGATTAATCTTCCAGGACAGACAGAAGAAGATGTTAAGAATGCTGTTGATGTTTGTTCTTCTGTTGGCATAGATTATTCTTTAAACGAGTTTACACCTATTGTTGGAACAGATATATGGATTGAGCTTGTGAATAAAGGTTTATTGAAAGGTACAGAAGATCCTTTGTTGCTTAACAACACAATACTACCTTACTGGTGGGATAATATGAGAATAGAACAAATAAGAAGATTAAAAGAATACGCTCAAGAGAAAAGAAGGTTATATACACGAGAATCGCTTTAA
- the rapZ gene encoding RNase adapter RapZ: protein MKELVILTGHSGAGKSTAAGLLEDLGFFCIDNLPPEVVYQVASILSNNVDKLAIVLDIRSYLFGNIQNAIKDVKERYPFTKVLFLTAAKDTLIQRFAHTRRSHPLSKQTNSIGEAIELEFEIMKEIMEIADLVIDTTMLNPHQLRTKLTTFLEEKSEKTFVVHVISFGFKYGMPLDADFVFDARFFPNPFYINELRPKTGKDEEVKEFLRKIDGVSEYLNKIYELINIAISRYETEGRKEITVAIGCTGGKHRSVYFAEELGQMFLNKDYKVTIEHRDVELG from the coding sequence TTGAAAGAGCTTGTAATATTGACGGGTCATTCGGGAGCGGGCAAATCGACAGCGGCGGGACTACTTGAAGACCTAGGTTTTTTTTGCATAGATAATCTTCCTCCGGAAGTGGTTTATCAAGTTGCGAGCATATTATCTAACAATGTCGATAAGCTTGCGATTGTTCTTGATATTAGAAGTTATCTTTTTGGGAATATTCAAAATGCTATAAAAGATGTTAAAGAAAGATATCCTTTTACAAAGGTATTATTTTTGACTGCGGCTAAAGACACCCTCATACAAAGATTTGCTCACACCAGACGCTCACATCCTCTTTCAAAGCAGACCAATTCGATAGGCGAAGCAATAGAACTCGAGTTTGAAATTATGAAAGAAATCATGGAAATCGCAGATTTAGTTATAGATACTACCATGTTAAATCCCCATCAATTAAGGACAAAACTTACAACTTTTCTTGAAGAAAAATCCGAAAAGACTTTTGTTGTGCATGTTATCAGCTTTGGCTTCAAGTATGGTATGCCTTTAGATGCTGATTTTGTCTTCGATGCTAGATTTTTCCCAAATCCATTTTACATAAATGAATTACGGCCAAAAACAGGTAAAGATGAAGAAGTCAAAGAATTTCTTAGGAAAATTGATGGTGTTTCTGAATATCTGAATAAAATTTATGAATTAATTAACATAGCTATTTCAAGGTACGAGACTGAAGGACGTAAAGAGATAACTGTAGCAATAGGATGTACAGGAGGAAAGCACAGGTCTGTCTATTTTGCCGAAGAACTTGGGCAGATGTTCTTGAATAAAGATTACAAAGTTACCATTGAACATAGGGATGTAGAACTTGGATGA
- a CDS encoding type III pantothenate kinase: protein MLLLFDVGNTHTTVALTRDGKMFEKYRISTKKYETEDELYVFLKSLYGGTVIEGIATVVSSVVPSLNIVFEYFANKYGDGNVYFVSSTDYNKIVWNINYPKELGADRVCDVIAAYKEYGKDCIIIDYGTAITIDVLKDGVYEGGVIMPGFAMMINALFKGTAKLPLVEVKPYDGFIGKDTESNIRIGTINATVGAIKYVVENITKEYNTPPVIIHTGGHALYVQKIVDGVVDRDLTLRGMYYFYEEKKNSAC from the coding sequence ATGCTCTTATTATTTGACGTTGGAAATACACATACCACTGTAGCTTTGACAAGAGATGGAAAAATGTTTGAAAAATACAGGATATCAACAAAAAAGTATGAAACAGAAGACGAACTTTACGTTTTCTTAAAGAGTTTATATGGTGGCACAGTAATAGAAGGTATTGCAACTGTTGTTTCTTCTGTTGTTCCTTCTTTAAATATTGTTTTTGAGTACTTTGCGAATAAATATGGTGATGGAAATGTTTACTTTGTCAGTTCGACGGATTACAATAAAATTGTATGGAATATAAATTATCCAAAGGAATTGGGAGCAGATAGGGTATGCGATGTTATAGCAGCGTACAAAGAGTATGGAAAAGATTGTATAATTATAGATTACGGAACAGCTATAACTATTGACGTGCTAAAAGATGGTGTTTACGAAGGCGGAGTTATAATGCCTGGATTCGCAATGATGATAAACGCGCTTTTTAAGGGTACTGCTAAACTGCCGCTTGTTGAGGTTAAGCCGTACGATGGTTTCATTGGAAAAGACACGGAATCGAATATAAGAATAGGAACGATAAATGCAACAGTTGGTGCGATTAAATATGTTGTGGAAAATATAACGAAAGAGTATAATACTCCACCTGTTATAATTCATACTGGTGGTCATGCTTTGTATGTTCAGAAAATTGTTGATGGAGTCGTAGATAGGGATCTTACATTGAGAGGGATGTATTATTTTTATGAAGAGAAAAAGAATTCTGCTTGTTAA
- a CDS encoding DDE-type integrase/transposase/recombinase, translated as MTNIQLKCPHCGSSNFIKNGHDKFKNQIFFCKDCKRYFKLSFTKKHKLFSFPYPRCVHCNHVMEIYKIRRYFVRFRCRKCNFKTSVPLSLPQPVPFNFHPFKFFRFPIYIILKAFILYFKYNLSLRAIKACLNINVSHVAIYKWIIKLSSVISLFEFENVFKVHGDETVIVFRDKKYYVWLLVEHGTNLIVAWHVSRYRDMSQVKILLDKYFSQRKQNTQIELITDGLKAYEIAVKLNFDNVEHREVRLGKNNECESKFSLFKMFVRAKRSFKKFSNIRYYVNGFCVVRNLCKLYENENEMITALASIITTS; from the coding sequence ATGACTAATATCCAACTCAAATGCCCTCATTGCGGCTCTTCTAACTTCATCAAAAATGGTCATGATAAGTTCAAAAACCAAATCTTCTTTTGCAAAGACTGCAAGCGTTACTTTAAACTTTCTTTCACCAAAAAACACAAACTTTTCTCTTTCCCTTACCCTCGTTGTGTTCATTGTAACCATGTCATGGAAATTTACAAAATCCGCCGTTATTTCGTTCGTTTCAGATGCAGAAAGTGCAACTTCAAAACTTCTGTTCCACTTTCTCTTCCTCAGCCTGTGCCTTTCAACTTTCATCCTTTCAAATTCTTCCGTTTCCCTATCTATATCATTCTCAAAGCTTTCATATTGTACTTCAAATACAACCTTTCTCTTCGTGCTATTAAAGCTTGCTTGAATATCAATGTCTCTCATGTCGCTATTTACAAATGGATTATCAAGTTATCTTCTGTTATTTCGCTTTTTGAGTTTGAGAATGTATTTAAAGTTCATGGTGATGAAACAGTTATTGTATTTCGAGACAAAAAGTACTATGTGTGGCTATTAGTTGAGCATGGTACGAATTTAATAGTAGCTTGGCATGTATCAAGATATCGTGATATGTCACAAGTTAAGATATTGTTAGATAAATACTTTAGTCAAAGAAAACAAAACACACAAATAGAGTTAATAACCGATGGACTAAAAGCGTACGAGATAGCAGTAAAACTAAATTTTGATAATGTTGAGCACAGAGAAGTAAGACTAGGTAAAAACAACGAATGTGAATCGAAATTTTCGTTATTTAAGATGTTTGTTAGAGCGAAAAGGAGCTTCAAGAAATTTAGCAACATACGGTACTATGTAAATGGTTTTTGTGTAGTAAGGAACCTATGCAAGTTATATGAGAACGAAAATGAGATGATTACAGCTTTAGCTTCCATCATCACTACTAGTTAA